A window of Chitinophaga sp. MM2321 contains these coding sequences:
- a CDS encoding TonB-dependent receptor domain-containing protein: MGLVQPVAAQETDSVKAQNLREVSVIAQRATREVTPGQKMQAKELDRLGSHSVADAIRFFSGVQVKDYGGIGGLKTVDVRSMGTNQTGVFYDGIQLGNAQNGQIDLGKFSLDNMEEIALYNGQKSNIFQPAKDFGSAGAIYLTSLKPKFADGEQVHLKGTVKTGSFGLFNPSLLWQQKISPAISTTLSTEWTHANGQYKFRYRKKNGYDTTATRKNSDINAVRMEGGINGTMRGGEWSTKLYYYNSERGLPGFVVNGVFGHVDRQWDKNFFVQSSFRKDVTRRYSLLLNGKYAYDYTHYLAPDTALLYINNHYRQKEAYFSMANQYALTTWWDLGLSGDFQWNKLDADLVNFSYPQRYTTLVAAAASLHFNRFNAQASLLGTFMNEEVKKNVASKPKREFTPAIFTSWQPFPKEDLRLRAFYKRIFRMPTFNDLYYTDIGNSNLKPEFATQYNAGVTWSKTYTGISLQEAGVETDAYYNEVTQKIVASPASSQFRWMMINLGLVQIRGLDVKAKALWQVKKVVSISTRLTYTYQKAQDFTDPTDSFYGDQILYIPWHSGSLIVGGGYKKWDVNYSLLYTGERYNGKANIPENYVQPWYTSDISVSRQLRCKATGIHLTAQVNNLFNQYYDVVLNYPMPGRNYKFILSVNI, encoded by the coding sequence GTGGGCCTGGTACAACCAGTTGCTGCACAGGAAACAGACAGTGTGAAGGCGCAGAACCTCAGAGAGGTGTCTGTGATAGCGCAGCGCGCTACCCGCGAAGTTACGCCGGGGCAGAAGATGCAGGCAAAAGAACTGGATCGACTGGGCAGCCACTCCGTAGCGGATGCCATCCGTTTTTTTTCGGGTGTGCAGGTAAAGGATTATGGGGGCATCGGCGGACTGAAAACCGTGGATGTGCGGAGTATGGGCACCAATCAGACAGGTGTCTTTTATGACGGCATACAGTTGGGTAATGCACAGAACGGGCAGATTGACCTGGGGAAGTTTTCGCTGGATAATATGGAAGAAATAGCCCTGTACAACGGACAAAAAAGTAACATCTTCCAACCGGCAAAAGATTTCGGATCTGCTGGTGCTATTTATCTCACTTCTCTCAAACCAAAGTTTGCAGATGGAGAACAGGTACACCTCAAAGGCACCGTGAAAACAGGCTCCTTCGGACTTTTCAATCCTTCCCTGCTATGGCAGCAAAAGATCAGTCCTGCTATTTCCACTACGCTCAGTACGGAATGGACCCATGCCAACGGGCAGTACAAATTCCGGTACCGCAAAAAGAATGGCTATGATACCACGGCCACCAGGAAAAACAGCGACATCAATGCTGTACGGATGGAAGGTGGTATCAACGGAACCATGAGAGGAGGAGAGTGGAGTACCAAACTATACTATTACAACTCGGAACGCGGACTGCCCGGATTCGTTGTCAATGGGGTATTCGGACATGTAGACCGTCAATGGGACAAGAATTTTTTTGTACAATCCTCTTTCCGGAAAGATGTAACACGCAGATACAGCCTGTTACTAAATGGTAAGTACGCTTACGACTATACGCATTACCTCGCACCGGATACCGCTTTATTATATATCAACAATCATTACCGGCAAAAGGAAGCCTATTTTTCCATGGCCAATCAGTATGCGCTGACAACCTGGTGGGACCTGGGCCTCTCCGGCGATTTCCAGTGGAATAAACTGGATGCGGATCTCGTGAACTTCTCTTATCCGCAAAGGTATACAACACTGGTGGCAGCTGCCGCTTCGCTGCATTTTAACCGCTTTAATGCGCAGGCCAGTTTGCTCGGTACTTTCATGAATGAAGAAGTGAAAAAAAATGTAGCATCGAAGCCCAAACGAGAATTTACACCGGCCATCTTCACTTCGTGGCAGCCCTTTCCCAAAGAGGATCTGCGCTTGCGTGCCTTTTACAAAAGGATCTTCCGCATGCCTACTTTCAACGATCTGTATTATACGGATATCGGCAATTCCAATCTTAAACCGGAATTCGCTACCCAATACAATGCCGGGGTAACGTGGAGTAAAACATATACCGGTATCTCCCTGCAGGAAGCAGGCGTTGAAACGGATGCCTACTACAATGAAGTAACACAGAAAATAGTAGCGTCGCCCGCCTCCAGCCAGTTCCGTTGGATGATGATAAACCTCGGACTGGTACAAATAAGAGGGCTGGACGTAAAAGCAAAGGCGTTGTGGCAGGTGAAAAAAGTAGTTAGTATCTCTACCCGCCTTACCTATACATATCAGAAAGCACAGGACTTTACAGATCCTACAGATAGCTTTTATGGTGATCAGATCCTTTATATTCCCTGGCACAGCGGCTCATTGATTGTGGGCGGCGGCTACAAAAAATGGGATGTTAATTACAGCCTCCTTTACACCGGCGAACGATACAACGGTAAAGCCAACATCCCGGAAAACTACGTACAGCCCTGGTATACCAGCGATATATCCGTAAGCAGGCAACTGCGCTGTAAAGCCACCGGTATCCATTTAACAGCACAGGTCAATAACCTGTTTAACCAGTACTATGATGTAGTGCTGAACTATCCGATGCCGGGGAGAAATTACAAATTCATTTTAAGCGTCAATATTTAA